From Amycolatopsis sp. cg9, one genomic window encodes:
- a CDS encoding response regulator codes for MSTRERLRILIADDHYLVREGARRLLEDSGEVTVLATVGTAEELLTAVDHERPDAVIADIRMPPGHHLEGITAAHSIRTRHPGIGVVVLSQHANEHYAFALFQHGTDGLAYLLKERVGDLDELVRALHEVTTGGSVIDPRIVEVLMHSHTRTVTSPLAQLTPREKDVLRLMAQGCNNRAIAEALVLAESTIEKHVNSTFAKLGLGEQPGLHHRVTAVLAYLRHDAPPAG; via the coding sequence ATGTCAACGCGTGAGCGCCTGCGAATCCTCATCGCGGACGACCACTACCTGGTTCGCGAGGGCGCCCGCCGGCTGCTCGAGGATTCCGGCGAGGTGACGGTGCTGGCCACGGTCGGCACGGCCGAGGAGTTGCTGACGGCCGTCGACCACGAGCGGCCGGACGCGGTGATCGCCGACATCCGCATGCCGCCGGGCCACCACCTCGAGGGCATCACGGCGGCGCACAGCATCCGCACGAGGCATCCGGGCATCGGCGTGGTGGTGCTTTCCCAGCACGCCAACGAGCACTACGCGTTCGCCCTGTTCCAGCACGGCACGGACGGGCTGGCCTACCTGCTCAAGGAGCGCGTCGGCGACCTGGACGAACTGGTCAGGGCCCTCCACGAAGTCACCACGGGCGGTTCGGTGATCGACCCGCGCATCGTCGAAGTCCTCATGCACAGCCACACGCGCACGGTGACGTCACCGCTGGCCCAGCTCACCCCGCGCGAAAAAGACGTTCTGCGCCTGATGGCCCAGGGCTGCAACAACCGAGCCATCGCGGAGGCGCTGGTGCTGGCCGAATCGACCATCGAGAAACACGTCAACTCGACGTTCGCGAAGCTGGGGCTGGGGGAACAACCGGGACTCCACCACCGGGTGACAGCGGTACTGGCGTACCTCCGCCACGACGCGCCCCCGGCCGGGTGA
- a CDS encoding sensor histidine kinase, translating into MTHEGERAAGMWALAAVGAASALVAAVLVLTAPGMRNVPIVFALTLPFFVTGVVVWWRAPAHPLARRVLVTGTVVAMTGAVTNGALRLFPDDARASLWLLPWWAQIYVQCVGVMQCVVVVLVVSLVALVPDGRYRYPHERVALRAFWALPPLYLLNYFTGRPPPVAQLQLAIWLLLLVAAVLQAIRYARLPVTRQRSWRRLLGMGALIAGVSTAPLVLLRKWDISLRPPDPLVTGAALLALAVVATALLVAIVRYRLLGINLGVRWTTRYGMLWLLLGLWAVGIAGVIGTQLGTLLPAALAVIALVAAYAVRLSFELAARVAQIQCQAAELAASRTRIVHAQDSERRRIERDLHDGVQQELVALVAKLRLARNKLVGRAEQADVMLNEVQDDANRAIEGLRKLAHGIHPAELTDQGVVAAVRSRARRAPIPVTVTTEPPLESTRLPVDIEEAVFFLVSEALTNVLKHAGASRATVRFSLPGGSLLVEVTDDGAGLPPGHREGTGLIGLRDRVAAVGGELEVTPATTGGTTVRARLPAREVVHDVNA; encoded by the coding sequence GTGACGCACGAGGGGGAGCGGGCGGCGGGGATGTGGGCGCTGGCCGCGGTGGGCGCCGCGAGCGCGCTCGTCGCGGCCGTGCTCGTCCTGACCGCGCCGGGGATGCGCAACGTCCCGATCGTCTTCGCGCTGACACTGCCGTTCTTCGTGACCGGGGTGGTGGTGTGGTGGCGCGCACCGGCCCATCCGCTGGCGCGCAGGGTGCTGGTCACCGGCACGGTGGTGGCGATGACCGGTGCCGTGACCAACGGCGCGCTCCGGTTGTTCCCGGACGACGCCAGGGCGTCGCTGTGGCTGCTGCCCTGGTGGGCGCAGATCTACGTCCAGTGCGTCGGCGTCATGCAGTGCGTTGTGGTGGTGCTGGTGGTGAGCCTGGTCGCGCTGGTGCCGGACGGGCGCTACCGGTACCCCCACGAACGGGTCGCGCTGCGCGCGTTCTGGGCGCTGCCCCCGCTGTACCTGCTCAACTACTTCACGGGCCGGCCACCGCCGGTGGCGCAGCTCCAGCTGGCGATCTGGCTGCTCTTGCTGGTGGCCGCGGTGTTGCAGGCGATCCGGTACGCGCGGCTTCCCGTCACCCGGCAGCGGTCGTGGCGCCGGCTGCTCGGGATGGGCGCGCTGATCGCCGGGGTGAGCACGGCGCCGCTGGTGCTCCTGCGGAAGTGGGACATCTCCCTGCGGCCGCCCGATCCGCTGGTCACGGGCGCGGCGTTGCTGGCCCTCGCGGTCGTGGCGACCGCCCTGCTGGTGGCGATCGTGCGGTACCGGCTGCTGGGGATCAACCTGGGCGTGCGCTGGACGACCCGGTACGGGATGCTCTGGCTCCTCCTCGGGCTCTGGGCCGTCGGGATCGCCGGCGTGATCGGCACGCAGCTGGGAACACTGCTGCCCGCCGCGTTGGCCGTGATCGCTCTCGTCGCGGCGTACGCGGTGCGCCTGTCGTTCGAACTGGCCGCGCGGGTGGCGCAGATCCAGTGCCAGGCGGCCGAGCTGGCCGCGTCGCGGACCCGCATCGTGCACGCCCAGGACAGCGAACGCCGCCGGATCGAGCGGGACCTGCACGACGGCGTGCAGCAGGAGCTGGTCGCCCTGGTCGCGAAGCTGCGGCTGGCCCGCAACAAGCTGGTGGGCCGCGCCGAGCAAGCCGACGTGATGCTGAACGAAGTTCAAGACGACGCCAATCGCGCGATCGAGGGCCTGCGGAAACTGGCCCACGGCATCCACCCGGCCGAGCTCACCGACCAGGGTGTGGTCGCCGCGGTGCGGTCGCGCGCCCGCCGCGCCCCGATCCCGGTCACCGTCACGACGGAGCCGCCGTTGGAGTCCACGCGGTTGCCGGTCGACATCGAGGAGGCGGTGTTCTTCCTGGTTTCCGAGGCGCTGACGAATGTGCTCAAGCACGCCGGGGCGTCACGGGCGACGGTGCGCTTCTCGCTGCCCGGCGGGTCGCTGCTGGTCGAGGTCACCGACGACGGGGCCGGTCTGCCACCGGGCCACCGCGAAGGCACCGGCCTGATCGGGCTGCGGGACCGGGTCGCGGCCGTCGGCGGGGAGCTCGAGGTCACGCCCGCCACCACCGGAGGTACCACTGTGCGTGCTCGGCTGCCGGCCCGGGAGGTCGTCCACGATGTCAACGCGTGA
- a CDS encoding BTAD domain-containing putative transcriptional regulator, producing the protein MTDDNALIRLLGSLEVARVENITAAKLRQVLALLAVNANTVVSTEQLIDELWTDEPPRTVRTVLQTYIYQLRKLFAEAAANGIGADLLVTRPGGYVLDLPREDIDVFRFRNLVDRGKEALARDEPGRAGDLLREALDLWRGPVFTDVDLGPSLRGLAAYLDELRLEALTLRIEADFGSNRHREIVGELRYLVAHHELHESFYVLLMRALHGSGRRADALSVFGQLRRVLDDELGIEPSLEARQVQTEILTSACNTH; encoded by the coding sequence ATGACGGACGACAACGCGCTGATCCGCCTCCTTGGCTCCTTGGAAGTGGCCCGCGTCGAAAACATCACCGCTGCCAAGCTTCGGCAGGTTCTCGCACTGCTGGCCGTGAATGCGAACACGGTGGTGAGCACGGAACAACTGATCGACGAATTGTGGACGGACGAGCCGCCCCGCACGGTGCGGACGGTTCTGCAGACCTACATCTACCAACTGCGCAAGCTGTTCGCCGAAGCCGCGGCGAACGGAATCGGCGCCGACCTGCTCGTCACGCGACCGGGCGGGTACGTCCTCGACCTGCCGCGTGAAGACATCGACGTCTTCCGGTTCCGGAACCTCGTGGACCGCGGCAAGGAAGCGCTCGCGCGCGACGAGCCGGGACGAGCGGGCGATCTGCTGCGGGAGGCGCTCGACCTGTGGCGCGGCCCGGTGTTCACCGACGTCGACCTCGGGCCGAGCCTGCGGGGTCTCGCGGCCTACCTGGACGAATTGCGCCTGGAGGCCCTGACCCTGCGCATCGAGGCCGACTTCGGCAGCAACCGGCACCGGGAGATCGTCGGCGAGCTGCGGTACCTCGTGGCCCACCACGAGCTGCACGAGTCCTTCTACGTCCTGCTCATGCGCGCACTGCACGGATCGGGGCGGCGGGCCGACGCACTGAGCGTTTTCGGGCAATTGCGCCGCGTGCTCGACGACGAATTGGGCATCGAGCCTTCGCTCGAGGCCAGGCAGGTCCAGACGGAGATCCTGACCAGCGCCTGCAACACGCATTGA
- a CDS encoding SDR family NAD(P)-dependent oxidoreductase, with amino-acid sequence MAERARPVALVTGATSGIGLEVATALARRDMAVFLCSRTPDAVEGTVKDLRGQGRTVDGVPADVRSPEEIRRLVERAVAHFGPIDVLVNNAGRPGGGATAEITDELWCDVVETNLNSVFRVTKEVLTTGGMLERGRGRIVNIASTGGKQGVVHAAPYSASKHGVVGFTKALGLELARSGITVNAVCPGFVETPMAERVREHYADIWGVDESEAHDRITSRVPLGRYVEPSEVAAMVEYLISPGAASVTAQALNVCGGLGNY; translated from the coding sequence ATGGCTGAGCGCGCACGACCGGTCGCCCTGGTCACCGGGGCGACGAGCGGAATCGGCCTCGAAGTGGCGACTGCTCTCGCACGGCGCGACATGGCGGTGTTCCTGTGCTCACGCACGCCGGACGCGGTCGAAGGCACCGTGAAGGACCTGCGGGGCCAAGGCCGCACCGTCGACGGCGTCCCGGCCGATGTGCGGTCTCCGGAGGAGATCCGCCGGCTCGTGGAGCGGGCCGTGGCGCACTTCGGGCCGATCGACGTCCTGGTGAACAACGCCGGACGGCCCGGCGGCGGGGCGACCGCCGAGATCACCGACGAACTGTGGTGTGACGTCGTGGAGACGAACCTGAACAGTGTTTTCCGCGTCACCAAGGAAGTTCTCACCACCGGCGGCATGCTCGAACGCGGGCGCGGACGGATCGTCAACATCGCGTCGACCGGCGGGAAGCAGGGCGTGGTGCACGCGGCGCCCTACTCGGCCTCGAAGCACGGCGTGGTCGGGTTCACCAAGGCGCTCGGGCTGGAACTCGCCCGCAGCGGCATCACGGTCAACGCGGTCTGCCCGGGCTTCGTCGAGACGCCGATGGCCGAACGGGTGCGCGAGCACTACGCGGACATCTGGGGTGTCGACGAGTCCGAGGCGCACGACCGGATCACCAGCCGGGTGCCGCTCGGGCGTTACGTCGAGCCGAGCGAGGTGGCCGCGATGGTCGAGTACCTGATCTCACCGGGCGCCGCCTCGGTCACCGCGCAGGCGCTCAACGTCTGCGGCGGGCTCGGCAACTACTGA
- a CDS encoding lipocalin-like domain-containing protein, with amino-acid sequence MLSEQDLIGVWRLTAHYYHHEDGSRSEGPLGKGADGVLIYDATGWMGVGMMRTESVTATADAGAGPPPSFYLGYTGRWRVAGDEVVHEVAVGSHPRVVGTDQVREARLHDGGLSLRRPVSPGSTRYIVMDWCRAGE; translated from the coding sequence ATGCTTTCGGAGCAGGACCTGATCGGGGTCTGGCGGCTCACCGCGCACTACTACCACCACGAAGACGGCTCCCGCTCCGAAGGCCCGCTCGGGAAGGGCGCGGACGGGGTGCTGATCTACGACGCCACCGGCTGGATGGGGGTCGGCATGATGCGCACGGAGTCCGTGACCGCCACCGCGGACGCCGGCGCGGGACCGCCGCCGTCGTTCTACCTGGGCTACACCGGGCGGTGGCGGGTCGCGGGCGACGAGGTCGTGCACGAGGTCGCCGTCGGCTCCCACCCGCGGGTGGTCGGCACGGACCAGGTGCGTGAGGCCCGCCTGCACGACGGCGGGCTCAGCCTCCGCCGTCCGGTTTCCCCCGGCTCGACGCGGTACATCGTCATGGACTGGTGCCGCGCCGGGGAATGA
- a CDS encoding aromatase/cyclase, giving the protein MEHTTHTRVIAAPPDDVYRVVADVSRWPVVFGPTVHVHHLERDERAERFRLWAVVAGEVAAWISRRDLDPVARRIEFRQEHSRPPVAAMSGTWSFQPHGYGGTEVVLDHRFSVTDASARDTLVAAVDRNSTEELAALGRITELGHPVDEVIDTFSDTVVLDGELADVYEFVHRSDLWPDRLPHVARVELTEDAAGVQHMEMDTITADGTAHTTRSIRVCHPGESIAYTQLVPPAMLLGHSGHWTFRRVGRGVEATATHTVAIDPEAARAQLGEHSTLADARAYLRENLGANGRATLSHAGAFAHLQGRVLPPHPAPGVLPSVE; this is encoded by the coding sequence GTGGAGCACACGACGCACACACGCGTGATCGCGGCCCCGCCGGACGACGTCTACCGGGTGGTCGCGGACGTCTCCCGGTGGCCGGTGGTGTTCGGGCCGACCGTCCACGTGCACCACCTGGAGCGCGACGAGCGCGCGGAGCGGTTCCGGCTCTGGGCCGTCGTCGCCGGCGAGGTGGCGGCGTGGATCTCCCGCCGCGACCTCGACCCGGTGGCGCGGCGCATCGAGTTCCGCCAGGAACACAGCCGGCCCCCGGTCGCGGCGATGAGCGGGACGTGGTCGTTCCAGCCGCACGGCTACGGGGGCACCGAAGTCGTGCTCGACCACCGGTTTTCGGTGACCGACGCGAGCGCCCGCGACACCCTCGTCGCCGCGGTGGACCGCAACAGCACCGAGGAGCTCGCGGCGCTGGGCCGCATCACCGAGCTCGGCCACCCGGTCGACGAGGTGATCGACACCTTCTCCGACACCGTCGTGCTGGACGGCGAGCTGGCGGACGTCTACGAGTTCGTCCACCGCAGTGATCTGTGGCCCGACCGGCTGCCCCACGTGGCCCGCGTCGAGCTGACCGAGGACGCGGCCGGGGTCCAGCACATGGAGATGGACACGATCACCGCGGACGGGACCGCGCACACCACCCGGTCGATCCGCGTCTGCCACCCCGGGGAGAGCATCGCCTACACCCAGCTCGTGCCGCCGGCGATGCTGCTCGGCCACAGCGGCCACTGGACGTTCCGCCGCGTCGGGCGCGGGGTGGAAGCCACCGCGACGCACACCGTCGCGATCGACCCCGAGGCCGCCCGCGCGCAGCTGGGGGAGCACAGCACACTGGCCGACGCGCGGGCCTATCTGCGCGAGAACCTGGGCGCCAACGGGCGCGCCACCCTCAGCCACGCCGGGGCGTTCGCCCACCTCCAGGGCCGGGTCCTCCCGCCGCACCCCGCGCCCGGCGTGCTCCCGTCCGTGGAGTGA
- a CDS encoding acyl carrier protein has translation MTNAMSLDNLCAILAACSGEEVARLEHAARTPFDDLGYDSLALIETAARLKLDYGVVIPDEQILEVETPEELLALVNRRLAAV, from the coding sequence ATGACCAACGCGATGAGCCTGGACAACCTCTGCGCCATCCTGGCCGCTTGCTCGGGCGAAGAAGTCGCCCGGCTCGAGCACGCCGCACGGACGCCGTTCGACGATCTGGGCTATGACTCGCTCGCCCTCATCGAGACCGCCGCGCGGCTCAAGCTGGACTACGGCGTGGTGATCCCGGACGAGCAGATCCTCGAGGTCGAGACCCCCGAAGAGCTGCTCGCACTCGTCAACCGCCGGCTCGCGGCGGTGTGA
- a CDS encoding ketosynthase chain-length factor, translated as MSVITGLGVVAPNGAGTPAFWEATLTGRSGIRELDRFDVPGDLPRWAGLVDGLDPAEHLPGRLMRQTDISTQFALVAAQWALDDAKVDPAGLTDYEMGVVTANASGGFEFTHREFRKLWAQSPEHVSAYESFAWFYAVNTGQISIRHGMRGPGFALVAEQAGGLDALGQARRTVRSGIPLVVSGGVDSAVDPWGWVSHLSSGRVCSGPGAYRPFDEHAAGYVPGEGGAVVIVEDPDAASARGVPGLARIAGYANTFDPAPGTGRPPGLRRAAELALADAGVRPDEVDVVFADAAGVPALDRAEAGVLREVFGPRGVPVTAPKALTGRLFSGGGMLDVAAAVMSLRENVVPPTFATGAVPEEYGIDLVLDTPREVDVDTALVLARGRWGFNSAVVLRTPENRS; from the coding sequence ATGAGTGTGATCACCGGCCTCGGGGTGGTGGCCCCGAACGGTGCCGGAACGCCCGCGTTCTGGGAGGCGACGCTCACCGGCCGCAGCGGCATCCGGGAGCTGGACCGGTTCGACGTCCCCGGCGACCTCCCGCGGTGGGCGGGGCTCGTCGACGGTCTCGACCCGGCCGAGCACCTGCCCGGCCGGCTGATGCGCCAGACCGACATCTCGACGCAGTTCGCGCTCGTCGCCGCCCAGTGGGCCCTCGACGACGCGAAGGTGGACCCGGCGGGGCTGACCGACTACGAGATGGGCGTCGTCACGGCGAACGCCTCGGGCGGCTTCGAGTTCACCCACCGCGAATTCCGGAAGCTGTGGGCGCAGAGCCCGGAACACGTGAGCGCCTACGAGTCCTTCGCGTGGTTCTACGCGGTGAACACCGGGCAGATTTCGATCCGGCACGGAATGCGCGGTCCGGGTTTCGCCCTGGTCGCCGAGCAGGCGGGCGGTCTCGACGCGCTGGGCCAGGCCCGGCGGACCGTCCGGTCCGGAATCCCCTTGGTGGTCAGCGGCGGTGTCGACTCCGCGGTCGACCCGTGGGGCTGGGTCTCGCACCTGTCCAGCGGCCGGGTGTGCAGCGGCCCTGGCGCGTATCGGCCGTTCGACGAGCACGCGGCCGGCTACGTGCCCGGCGAGGGCGGCGCCGTCGTCATCGTCGAAGACCCCGATGCGGCGAGCGCCCGCGGCGTTCCCGGCCTCGCCCGGATCGCGGGCTACGCCAACACCTTCGACCCCGCTCCCGGCACCGGGCGCCCGCCCGGGCTGCGGCGCGCCGCCGAGCTCGCGCTGGCCGACGCCGGGGTCCGCCCGGACGAGGTCGACGTCGTGTTCGCGGACGCCGCCGGGGTTCCCGCACTCGACCGGGCCGAAGCCGGGGTGCTGCGCGAGGTGTTCGGCCCGCGCGGTGTCCCGGTCACCGCCCCGAAAGCGCTCACCGGCCGGCTGTTCTCCGGCGGCGGCATGCTCGACGTGGCCGCCGCGGTGATGAGCCTTCGCGAAAACGTCGTCCCGCCCACCTTCGCCACCGGCGCCGTGCCCGAGGAGTACGGCATCGACCTGGTGCTCGACACCCCGCGGGAAGTCGACGTCGACACCGCCCTCGTCCTCGCCCGCGGCCGCTGGGGCTTCAACTCGGCCGTCGTCCTCCGCACCCCCGAGAACAGGAGCTGA
- a CDS encoding beta-ketoacyl synthase has protein sequence MNRRVVITGVGVRAPGALGRDAFWELLSDGRTATRRISFFDPAPYRSQVAAEVDFDAAAEGLTPREVRRMDRATQFAVVCARDAVADSGLEPAAWEPGRVGVSLGSAVAAATSLEQEYLVLSDSGRREVMDTEHLSPHMFDYLIPSIMPAEIAWATGAEGPVGMVSNGCTSGIDAVGHASALIREGSADVMVAGASDTPITPIVVASFDAIKATTTYNDEPRTASRPFDGTRNGFVLAEGAAVFVLEERDAALRRGARIYAEVAGYATRCNAYHMTGLKADGREMTEAIRASFDQARLDPAATDYINAHGSGTKQNDRHETAAFKRSLGEHAYRTPVSSIKSMIGHSLGAIGSVEIAASLLAIENQVVPPTANLEVTDPECDLDYVPKVAREHTIDTVLTVGSGFGGFQSAMVLAREKGAA, from the coding sequence GTGAACCGCCGGGTCGTCATCACAGGAGTCGGCGTCCGCGCACCCGGGGCACTGGGCCGCGACGCTTTCTGGGAACTGCTCTCGGACGGCCGGACCGCCACCCGGCGCATCTCGTTCTTCGACCCCGCCCCGTACCGTTCGCAGGTCGCCGCCGAAGTCGACTTCGACGCCGCGGCGGAGGGCCTGACCCCGCGCGAGGTCCGGCGGATGGACCGCGCGACGCAGTTCGCGGTGGTGTGCGCGCGGGACGCGGTCGCCGACAGCGGGCTGGAGCCGGCGGCCTGGGAACCGGGCCGGGTCGGGGTGAGCCTCGGCAGCGCCGTCGCCGCCGCCACGAGCCTGGAGCAGGAATACCTGGTGCTCTCCGATTCGGGGCGGCGCGAGGTGATGGACACCGAGCACCTTTCCCCGCACATGTTCGATTACCTGATCCCCAGCATCATGCCGGCGGAAATCGCCTGGGCGACCGGCGCGGAGGGCCCGGTCGGCATGGTGTCGAACGGCTGCACGTCGGGTATCGACGCGGTGGGGCACGCGTCGGCGCTGATCCGCGAAGGCAGCGCCGACGTCATGGTCGCCGGCGCGTCGGACACCCCGATCACCCCGATCGTGGTCGCCAGCTTCGACGCGATCAAGGCGACGACCACCTACAACGACGAGCCCCGTACCGCGTCGCGCCCCTTCGACGGCACCCGCAACGGTTTCGTGCTCGCGGAAGGCGCCGCGGTCTTCGTGCTGGAAGAGCGCGACGCGGCGCTCCGCCGCGGGGCGCGGATCTACGCCGAGGTCGCCGGGTACGCGACGCGCTGCAACGCCTACCACATGACGGGGCTCAAGGCCGACGGCCGGGAGATGACCGAGGCGATCCGCGCGAGCTTCGACCAGGCGCGGCTCGACCCGGCCGCGACCGACTACATCAACGCGCACGGCTCCGGGACCAAGCAGAACGACCGCCACGAGACCGCGGCGTTCAAGCGCAGCCTCGGCGAACACGCGTACCGGACGCCGGTCAGCTCGATCAAGTCGATGATCGGCCATTCGCTCGGCGCCATCGGCTCGGTCGAGATCGCCGCGTCCCTGCTGGCCATCGAGAACCAGGTCGTGCCGCCGACGGCGAACCTGGAGGTCACCGATCCGGAATGCGATCTGGACTACGTCCCGAAGGTCGCGCGCGAGCACACCATCGACACGGTGCTGACCGTCGGCAGCGGTTTCGGCGGGTTCCAGAGCGCGATGGTGCTCGCCCGGGAGAAGGGAGCGGCATGA
- a CDS encoding MBL fold metallo-hydrolase: MSAVSDPAASGLVEVADGVHAHLQPDGGWCLNNAGLIVAGDHSVLVDTAATEARARALRHAVVRVAGGPPGTVVNTHSHGDHTFGNFVFPEALVLGHERTRQEAEEAGLHLTGLWPDVGWGELALVLPHLTFTGPLTLRAGGKRVELHSFGPAHSGCDTVVWLPDERVLFAGDLVMSGVTPFVLTGSVAGLRAALARLREFDAATIVPGHGPVGGPELLDQGERYLSWLVDLARTASDAGRSPLEAARDADLGEFGDLLDRERLAPNLHRAFAELRGGGQGAFAEVDRMFADLVALHGGVPACHA, from the coding sequence ATGTCTGCTGTTTCCGACCCCGCCGCCTCGGGCCTCGTCGAGGTTGCCGACGGCGTCCACGCCCACCTGCAGCCGGACGGCGGCTGGTGCCTGAACAACGCCGGGCTGATCGTCGCCGGCGACCACTCGGTGCTCGTCGACACCGCGGCCACCGAAGCCCGCGCCCGGGCACTGCGCCACGCCGTGGTCCGGGTGGCAGGCGGCCCGCCGGGCACCGTCGTCAACACCCATTCGCACGGTGACCACACGTTCGGCAATTTCGTCTTCCCCGAAGCCCTCGTCCTCGGCCACGAACGCACTCGCCAGGAGGCCGAGGAGGCGGGCCTGCACCTGACCGGCCTGTGGCCGGACGTCGGGTGGGGCGAACTCGCACTCGTCCTGCCGCACTTGACGTTCACCGGGCCGCTGACCCTGCGAGCCGGGGGAAAACGCGTCGAGCTGCATTCGTTCGGGCCGGCGCACAGCGGCTGCGACACCGTGGTGTGGCTCCCGGACGAGCGGGTCCTGTTCGCCGGTGACCTGGTCATGTCCGGGGTGACCCCGTTCGTGCTCACCGGCTCGGTGGCCGGCCTGCGCGCCGCGCTCGCGCGGCTGCGGGAGTTCGACGCCGCGACCATCGTGCCGGGCCACGGGCCGGTCGGCGGCCCGGAACTGCTCGACCAGGGCGAGCGGTACCTGTCCTGGCTCGTCGACCTCGCGCGGACGGCGTCCGACGCGGGCAGGTCGCCCCTGGAGGCGGCCCGGGACGCGGATCTCGGGGAGTTCGGGGATCTGCTCGACCGCGAACGGCTGGCCCCGAACCTGCACCGGGCCTTCGCGGAATTGCGCGGCGGCGGCCAGGGTGCGTTCGCCGAGGTCGATCGGATGTTCGCCGACCTGGTCGCGCTGCACGGCGGTGTCCCCGCCTGCCACGCGTGA
- a CDS encoding nuclear transport factor 2 family protein: MITAATLDPDTLHTRAQRFYAAQMQRLDERDIEGYAGTFTIDAEFSHTPGRPPSRTRAGIVEDLHEFHRRFADDPMQRRHWVGMIDLALAEDGSIGSTAYCLVVKVRPGQPPEFVSTVVHDVLVEINGKLFTRSRHVSYD; this comes from the coding sequence ATGATCACTGCCGCGACGCTCGACCCGGACACCTTGCACACCCGCGCGCAGCGGTTCTACGCCGCGCAGATGCAGCGGCTCGACGAGCGCGACATCGAGGGGTACGCCGGAACCTTCACCATCGACGCGGAGTTCTCGCACACCCCCGGCCGGCCGCCGTCGCGCACCCGCGCGGGCATCGTCGAGGACCTGCACGAGTTCCACCGGCGGTTCGCCGACGACCCGATGCAGCGCCGCCACTGGGTCGGCATGATCGACCTGGCGCTGGCCGAGGACGGCTCGATCGGCTCCACCGCCTACTGCCTGGTGGTGAAGGTCCGCCCCGGGCAGCCGCCGGAATTCGTCAGCACTGTCGTCCACGACGTGCTCGTCGAGATCAACGGGAAGCTGTTCACGCGCTCGCGCCACGTCTCCTACGACTGA